Proteins found in one Triticum aestivum cultivar Chinese Spring chromosome 4D, IWGSC CS RefSeq v2.1, whole genome shotgun sequence genomic segment:
- the LOC123095802 gene encoding importin-5: MDPQAAEGQDAAAVLGADPAPLTALLGDLASPANEARSRAERTFHALRASHPDPLALRLAHLLLSPTHPAAPMAAVLLRRLISPGSQAFVYPALAPATQSSLRALLLSAASSPGLSRSISKKLSDAVAELATYLLPSGSWPDLLTFLYKSVASASSPPALQESALNTLARLASHLAAGFPDLHALLLAALSHPSSTDVRVAGLNAAISVIQSLPSAADRDRFQDLLPAMMRALAESLNCGNEGSAQEALEMMIELAGLEPRFLRRQLPDVVASMLQIAEAPGLEDGTRHLAVEFVVTLAEARERAPGMMRRLPRYVGRLFAVVMTMLLDVQDEPAWYAAVSEEEDAGETGSFVFAQECLDRLAIAVGGNTILPVAAELLPSYIGAEEWKRRHAALMTISQIAEGCAKVMTKNLDQVVGMVLNSFNDPHPRVRWAAINAVGQLSTDLGPELQNKLHHVVLPALASAMDDSENPRVQAHAASAILNFSENCRPEILTPYLDVIVGKLLLLLQSGSQMVQEGALTALASAADSSQEHFQKYYDAVMPYLKAILMNATDKSSRMLRAKSMECISLVGMAVGKQKFRDDAKQVMEVLMSLQGSHMEADDPITSYMLQAWARLCKCLGQEFLPYMSVVMPPLLQSAQLKPDVSITSAGEDGESDDDGVETITLGDKRIGIRTSLLEEKATACSMLCCYADELKEGFFPWIDQVATTLVPLLKFYFHDEVRKAAVSAMPELLRSAKLAVEKGQAQGRDNSYLKQLSDYIVPALVEAMHKEPETQICASILESLNESIQMSGTLLDEGQVRYIVEGIKEVITASSNRRTERTERANAEDFDSEEDELLREENEQEDEIFDQVGDCLGTLVKTFKTYFLPFFDELSVYLTPMLGKDKTSEERRVTICIFDDVAEHCREAAVRYYDTYLPSLLEACASENPDVRQAAVYGIGICAEFGGSSFRPHTGEALSRLYNVIKHPNALDLDNAMAYDNSVSALGKICQFHRDSIDASQVIPAWLSCLPLKNDLVEAKIVHEQMCAMLEKSDSELLGHNNQHLPKIVSTFAEILCAGKDLATEQTASKIVNLLRQLQTTLPPSVLASTWSTLQPQQQLALQSVLTS; encoded by the exons ATGGATCCGcaggcggcggaggggcaggacgCGGCGGCGGTGCTGGGCGCGGACCCGGCGCCGCTGACGGCGCTGCTGGGGGACCTGGCGTCGCCGGCCAACGAGGCGCGGTCGCGGGCGGAGCGGACGTTCCACGCGCTGCGGGCGTCCCACCCGGACCCGCTCGCGCTGCGCCTGGCCCACCTGCTGCTCTCCCCGACGCACCCCGCGGCGCCCATGGCTGCCGTGCTCCTCCGCCGCCTCATCTCCCCGGGCTCCCAGGCCTTCGTCTACCCGGCGCTCGCCCCGGCCACGCAGTCCTCGCTCCGCGCGCTGCTCCTCTCCGCGGCCTCGTCGCCCGGCCTCTCCAGGTCCATCTCGAAGAAGCTCTCCgacgccgtcgccgagctcgccacCTACCTGCTGCCCTCCGGCTCCTGGCCCGATCTCCTCACCTTCCTCTACAAATCCGTCGCCTCCGCCTCCTCGCCCCCCGCGCTGCAGGAGTCGGCGCTCAACACCCTCGCCAGGCTCGCCTCCcacctcgccgccggcttccccgaCCTCCACGCGCTCCTCCTCGCCGCGCTCTCGCACCCCTCCTCCACCGACGTCCGCGTCGCCGGCCTCAACGCCGCCATCAGCGTCATCCAGTCCCTCCCCTCCGCCGCCGACCGCGACCGGTTCCAGGACCTCCTCCCCGCCATGATGCGCGCCCTGGCCGAGTCGCTCAACTGCGGCAACGAGGGCTCCGCGCAGGAGGCGCTTGAGATGATGATTGAGCTCGCTGGCCTGGAACCACGCTTCCTCCGCCGCCAGCTGCCCGACGTCGTCGCCTCCATGCTGCAGATTGCTGAGGCCCCTGGATTGGAGGATGGCACACGCCATCTTGCTGTCGAGTTCGTTGTTACCCTTGCCGAGGCGAGGGAGCGTGCGCCTGGGATGATGAGGAGGCTGCCCCGGTACGTCGGCAGGCTCTTTGCGGTGGTCATGACCATGCTGCTTGATGTCCAGGATGAGCCGGCATGGTACGCCGCAGTGTCTGAGGAGGAGGACGCTGGGGAAACTGGAAGCTTTGTTTTTGCACAGGAGTGTCTTGACCGGCTTGCAATTGCTGTCGGTGGCAACACCATCTTGCCCGTGGCTGCTGAGTTGCTCCCATCGTATATCGGTGCTGAAGAGTGGAAGAGACGGCATGCGGCACTCATGACGATATCACAGATTGCAGAAGGCTGTGCTAAGGTGATGACTAAGAATCTTGATCAGGTAGTTGGGATGGTGCTCAATTCTTTCAATGATCCCCACCCTCGGGTGAGGTGGGCAGCAATCAACGCAGTAGGGCAGCTTTCGACGGACTTGGGGCCTGAGTTGCAGAACAAGTTGCACCATGTTGTACTCCCTGCGTTGGCTTCAGCCATGGATGATTCCGAGAACCCACGCGTACAG GCACATGCAGCTTCTGCAATTCTGAACTTCAGCGAAAATTGCAGACCCGAAATTTTAACTCCATACTTGGACGTGATAGTCGGCAAACTTCTCCTGTTGCTTCAG TCTGGAAGCCAAATGGTGCAAGAAGGTGCTTTGACCGCTTTAGCGTCAGCTGCAGATTCTTCGCAG GAACACTTCCAAAAGTATTATGATGCAGTCATGCCATATCTCAAGGCTATACTCATGAATGCAACTGATAAATCAAGCAGAATGTTGCGTGCCAAATCCATGGAATGCATAAGTTTAGTTGGTATGGCTGTTGGGAAACAGAAATTTAGGGATGACGCTAAGCAG GTTATGGAAGTTTTGATGTCACTGCAAGGATCTCACATGGAGGCTGATGACCCAATAACGAGTTACATGCTGCAA GCATGGGCAAGACTTTGTAAGTGCCTTGGTCAGGAGTTCCTCCCGTACATGAGTGTTGTTATGCCCCCTCTACTTCAGTCTGCTCAGCTTAAACCAGATGTGAGCATCACTTCTGCAGGCGAGGATGGTGAATCTGATGATGATGG TGTTGAGACTATTACCCTGGGAGATAAGAGGATTGGCATCAGGACCAGTCTTCTGGAGGAGAAAGCAACAGCATGTAGTATGCTGTGTTGCTATGCTGATGAGCTCAAGGAAGGTTTTTTTCCATGGATTGATCAG GTTGCAACTACTCTGGTACCTCTCCTCAAATTCTATTTTCATGACGAAGTTAGGAAGGCAGCTGTTTCAG CGATGCCTGAGCTTCTACGTTCAGCAAAGTTGGCAGTAGAAAAAGGCCAAGCTCAAGGCCGGGATAATTCTTATCTTAAGCAACTATCTGATTACATAGTTCCAGCTCTTGTAGAGGCTATGCATAAA GAACCTGAGACACAAATTTGTGCAAGCATACTGGAGTCATTGAACGAGTCAATTCAG ATGTCAGGAACACTTCTCGATGAAGGCCAGGTTAGATATATAGTGGAGGGAATCAAAGAAGTAATAACAGCAAGCTCTAATAGGAGGACAGAACGAAcagagagggcgaacgctgaagatTTTGATTCAGAAGAAGACGAGCTACTGAGGGAAGAAAATGAACAGGAGGATGAAATCTTTGATCAA GTTGGCGATTGTTTGGGCACTCTGGTCAAAACTTTTAAGACTTACTtccttccattctttgatgaactcTCTGTCTACTTGACACCTATGTTG GGCAAGGACAAGACATCAGAAGAAAGAAGAGTCACCATTTGCATTTTTGATGATGTTGCAGAACACTGTCGAGAAGCAGCAGTTAG GTATTATGACACATATCTTCCTTCTCTGTTAGAAGCCTGCGCAAGTGAAAACCCAGACGTTAGACAG GCTGCAGTTTATGGTATTGGCATCTGTGCTGAGTTTGGTGGTTCTTCATTTAGGCCTCATACTGGGG AGGCACTGTCCAGATTATACAATGTAATCAAACATCCTAATGCATTGGATTTGGATAATGCGATGGCATATGACAATTCTGTTTCCGCTCTTGGAAAGATATGTCAATTTCATCGTGATAGCATTGATGCATCTCAG GTCATTCCTGCTTGGTTAAGTTGTTTGCCATTGAAAAATGACCTAGTTGAGGCCAAGATTGTCCATGAACAGATGTGTGCAATGCTTGAGAA GTCCGACAGTGAGCTTTTGGGCCATAATAATCAACATCTTCCAAAGATCGTATCTACTTTTGCAGAG ATCTTGTGTGCCGGCAAGGATCTGGCAACAGAACAAACTGCTAGCAAGATAGTTAATCTGCTAAGGCAGCTCCAAACCACTCTGCCTCCTTCAGTACTTGCCTCGACATGGTCTACTCTTCAGCCACAGCAACAGCTCGCGTTACAATCTGTATTGACATCATAG